The Nitrospirota bacterium genome has a window encoding:
- the atpG gene encoding ATP synthase F1 subunit gamma, with the protein MATLRDIKRRINAVKNTKQITKAMKMVAASKLRKAQTRMLEMRAYADKMNSVIAGLSGESEGLHPLLTVRSKKTVEVIVMTSDRGLCGAFNSNILKTAAKFIAELKQKGFNVSLNAVGKKAFDYFKRRNVPMRKTWTGLSGKGIYSDVQKVAVDVIDNYINETIDEVFLIYNEFKTVMAQKVTTAKLLPVAPIELSREKAEMPASFIYEPSRENILNQLLPKNIEVQVYRSILESQASEEAARMTAMENATQNADEMIGKLTLQYNKARQANITKELMDIVGGVEALK; encoded by the coding sequence ATGGCTACTTTAAGAGACATAAAAAGAAGGATAAACGCCGTTAAAAATACAAAGCAGATTACCAAGGCTATGAAAATGGTGGCTGCTTCAAAGCTCAGAAAAGCCCAGACAAGGATGCTTGAGATGAGGGCTTATGCGGACAAGATGAATTCCGTGATTGCCGGTTTGTCGGGAGAAAGCGAAGGCCTGCACCCATTGCTTACCGTAAGGTCGAAAAAGACCGTTGAGGTAATTGTCATGACGAGCGACAGGGGGTTATGCGGTGCGTTTAATTCAAATATCTTAAAGACAGCGGCAAAGTTTATCGCAGAACTGAAACAAAAAGGATTTAACGTAAGCCTCAATGCGGTAGGTAAAAAGGCTTTTGATTATTTTAAAAGACGCAATGTTCCTATGCGCAAGACATGGACTGGATTGTCGGGAAAAGGGATTTATTCTGACGTGCAGAAGGTGGCTGTTGATGTTATTGATAACTATATTAATGAAACAATTGACGAAGTCTTTCTCATTTACAATGAATTTAAAACAGTTATGGCTCAAAAGGTCACAACGGCAAAGCTTCTGCCTGTTGCTCCTATAGAACTATCAAGAGAAAAGGCTGAAATGCCGGCATCTTTCATATACGAACCCTCGCGTGAGAATATCTTAAACCAGCTTCTTCCCAAGAACATAGAGGTGCAGGTTTACAGGTCCATCCTTGAATCACAGGCATCTGAAGAAGCTGCAAGGATGACGGCAATGGAAAATGCAACACAGAATGCGGATGAAATGATAGGCAAGCTCACGCTGCAGTACAACAAGGCAAGACAGGCAAATATCACAAAGGAACTTATGGATATAGTAGGCGGCGTGGAGGCGTTGAAATAA
- a CDS encoding HAD-IA family hydrolase, which yields MIKLLIFDLDGTLVDTSQDITDAVNYALKPFSQRAYSVEETKAMVGSGISKLIESLVLAGDLIHPNPPLEKGGRGDFSAVKIALNRFLEYYTAHLLDNTKPYPGVNETLLKLGDYKKAVISNKREALSKGVLEGLGLSKFFEVVLGSDSVAENKPSPVPVLEVLKRLSVPKQEAVMIGDSNYDVESAHSAGIKIIAVTYGFRKRDMLKDADFMIDSFGEVTGVLAEINKFR from the coding sequence ATGATTAAACTCTTGATTTTTGACCTTGACGGCACGCTCGTAGACACATCACAGGATATTACAGACGCGGTTAACTATGCCTTGAAGCCTTTTAGTCAGAGAGCATATTCTGTTGAGGAGACTAAAGCTATGGTTGGCTCAGGCATATCAAAACTGATTGAATCCCTTGTACTTGCTGGAGATTTAATCCATCCTAACCCCCCTTTAGAAAAGGGGGGGCGGGGGGATTTTTCTGCTGTCAAAATAGCGCTCAACAGGTTTCTTGAATATTACACTGCGCATCTTTTGGATAATACAAAGCCGTATCCGGGTGTAAATGAAACGCTTTTAAAACTTGGAGATTATAAAAAGGCAGTTATCTCCAACAAGCGCGAGGCGCTGTCCAAAGGCGTTCTTGAAGGACTTGGTCTTTCAAAATTTTTTGAGGTTGTGCTTGGCAGCGACAGCGTTGCTGAAAACAAGCCTTCACCAGTGCCGGTGCTGGAGGTTTTAAAAAGATTGAGCGTGCCGAAGCAAGAGGCGGTTATGATAGGAGACAGCAATTACGATGTTGAATCAGCGCATTCCGCCGGGATAAAAATTATCGCTGTCACGTACGGATTCCGCAAAAGGGATATGCTGAAAGATGCGGATTTTATGATAGATAGTTTTGGGGAAGTGACAGGCGTGCTGGCTGAAATTAATAAATTCAGATAA
- a CDS encoding F0F1 ATP synthase subunit alpha — MEITDIKAQEISELIKKQITDFEKRVDVSEVGTVVKVGDGIAKVYGLDKAMASELLEFPNGVFGMALNLEEDSVGIVLFGEDTLIKEGDIVKRTGRIMEVPVGDALLGRVVNAIGQPVDGKGPVNTKDKRMVDVVAPGIIDRQPVREPLQTGLKAIDAMIPIGRGQRELIIGDRQTGKTAIAIDAIINQKGTGVVCIYVAIGQKRSNVVRVVKKLEEEGAMEHTIVVTSAASEPAPLQYIAPYTGCAIGEYFRDNGRHALIIYDDLSKQATAYRQLSLLLRRPPGREAFPGDVFYLHSRLLERAAKLSDKLGGGSLTALPIIETQAGDVSGYIPTNVISITDGQIYLEPELFYAGIRPAVNVGLSVSRVGGAAQTKAMKQVAGTLRLDLAQFRELAAFAQFGSDLDKSTLAQIERGKRMVELLKQDQFVPLALEDQIIGLFAGANGYLDDIPVESIKKFEDELLKYMGDAKEDIRKEIREKKAIDEALKDKLAKSIDEFKKGFQA; from the coding sequence ATGGAAATTACAGATATTAAGGCTCAGGAGATCAGTGAGCTGATAAAAAAACAGATAACTGATTTTGAAAAGCGTGTTGATGTGAGTGAAGTCGGCACGGTTGTTAAGGTCGGAGACGGGATTGCAAAAGTCTACGGGCTTGACAAGGCAATGGCGTCTGAACTCCTTGAATTTCCAAATGGGGTTTTTGGCATGGCGCTTAACCTTGAGGAGGATTCTGTCGGCATAGTTCTTTTTGGCGAGGACACTCTTATTAAAGAAGGCGATATAGTCAAGCGTACGGGCAGGATTATGGAGGTGCCTGTTGGAGACGCCTTATTAGGCAGGGTGGTTAATGCAATAGGACAGCCGGTTGACGGAAAGGGTCCGGTAAATACAAAAGACAAAAGAATGGTTGATGTTGTTGCGCCCGGCATAATTGACAGACAGCCTGTCAGAGAGCCGCTTCAGACAGGGCTTAAGGCAATAGATGCAATGATTCCCATAGGAAGAGGGCAGAGGGAACTCATCATCGGCGACCGCCAGACGGGAAAAACAGCAATAGCTATTGACGCAATAATAAATCAGAAGGGCACAGGCGTTGTGTGCATATATGTTGCAATAGGACAGAAGCGGTCCAATGTCGTCCGTGTTGTTAAAAAACTTGAGGAAGAGGGAGCTATGGAGCATACGATTGTAGTCACCTCTGCTGCAAGCGAGCCGGCCCCGCTTCAGTACATTGCCCCTTACACAGGATGCGCAATCGGCGAATATTTCAGAGACAACGGCAGACATGCTTTGATAATTTATGATGATCTGAGTAAACAGGCAACCGCATACAGACAGCTTTCGCTTCTGCTCAGAAGGCCGCCGGGACGTGAGGCCTTTCCGGGCGATGTCTTTTATCTGCATTCAAGGCTTCTTGAAAGGGCGGCAAAGCTCTCGGATAAATTAGGCGGAGGTTCGCTGACAGCCCTTCCTATTATTGAAACGCAGGCAGGCGACGTGTCAGGCTATATTCCAACCAACGTTATTTCCATAACAGACGGACAGATATATCTTGAGCCCGAGCTTTTTTATGCGGGCATAAGGCCTGCGGTTAACGTAGGGCTTTCCGTGAGCCGTGTCGGAGGCGCCGCACAGACAAAGGCGATGAAGCAGGTTGCCGGAACACTCAGACTGGACCTTGCGCAGTTCAGGGAGCTTGCGGCTTTTGCCCAGTTCGGCTCAGACCTTGATAAGTCAACCCTTGCACAGATAGAGCGCGGCAAGAGAATGGTGGAACTTCTTAAGCAGGACCAGTTTGTGCCGCTTGCGCTGGAAGACCAGATAATTGGTTTATTTGCAGGCGCTAATGGTTATCTTGATGACATTCCGGTTGAATCCATTAAAAAGTTTGAAGATGAACTGCTCAAGTATATGGGCGATGCAAAAGAAGATATCCGTAAGGAGATAAGGGAAAAGAAGGCGATAGATGAAGCCCTGAAGGATAAACTCGCAAAATCAATAGATGAATTTAAGAAAGGATTCCAGGCATAA
- the atpD gene encoding F0F1 ATP synthase subunit beta gives MNEGKVAQVISAVVDVEFEKKLPAILNALEIKQQGDMQKGIPDINVTLEVASHLGENMVRTIAMSTTDGLVRGMKVFDTGKPITVPVGNETLGRIINVIGEPVDQLGPVNAKERWPIHKEPPEFVEQETTTQVFETGVKVFDLLVPFVRGGKMGMFGGAGVGKTVVIMEMIHNIAMVHGGVSVFAGVGERTREGNDLYLEMKHSGVLPKAALIYGQMNEPPGARARVALSALTVAENFRDQGQDVLIFIDNIFRYTLAGAEVSALLGRMPSAVGYQPNLGTDMGILQERITSTKKGSITSMQAIYVPADDLTDPAVATAFTHLDGTVVLSRQISELGIYPAVDPLDSTSRILDPKVVGEDHYAVARKVQVVLQRYKELQDIIAILGMEELSEDDKLTVARARKLQRFLSQPFHVAETFTGMKGKYVKLADTIKGFKAIANGEYDDIPEQAFYMAGPIEEVEEKAKKLGWSRKA, from the coding sequence ATGAATGAAGGCAAAGTTGCACAGGTCATAAGCGCTGTTGTTGATGTTGAATTTGAGAAAAAATTACCTGCAATTTTAAATGCGCTTGAAATTAAACAGCAGGGCGATATGCAGAAGGGCATACCCGACATCAATGTAACGCTTGAAGTTGCAAGCCATCTCGGTGAAAACATGGTAAGGACTATTGCTATGTCAACAACCGATGGGCTTGTAAGGGGGATGAAGGTGTTTGACACGGGCAAGCCTATTACGGTCCCGGTCGGCAATGAAACACTCGGAAGGATAATAAATGTCATAGGCGAGCCAGTGGATCAGCTCGGTCCGGTTAATGCCAAGGAAAGATGGCCTATTCACAAGGAGCCCCCTGAATTTGTGGAGCAGGAAACTACAACGCAGGTCTTTGAGACAGGGGTTAAGGTCTTTGATCTTCTTGTTCCGTTTGTCAGAGGCGGTAAGATGGGCATGTTCGGCGGAGCCGGAGTCGGCAAGACAGTTGTTATCATGGAGATGATTCACAATATTGCAATGGTTCACGGCGGTGTGTCTGTGTTTGCGGGCGTTGGTGAAAGGACCAGAGAAGGAAATGACCTGTATCTTGAAATGAAACATTCAGGCGTCCTTCCAAAGGCAGCTTTAATTTACGGACAGATGAATGAGCCGCCCGGCGCAAGGGCGCGGGTTGCATTATCAGCGCTGACAGTTGCAGAGAATTTCAGGGATCAGGGGCAGGACGTGCTTATTTTCATAGATAACATTTTCAGATATACACTTGCCGGCGCTGAGGTGTCAGCGCTTCTCGGAAGAATGCCGTCGGCAGTCGGTTACCAGCCCAACCTTGGAACGGACATGGGAATATTGCAGGAGAGAATTACCTCAACAAAAAAGGGCTCCATCACATCTATGCAGGCAATTTATGTCCCTGCCGATGACCTTACTGACCCTGCCGTTGCTACGGCATTTACGCATCTTGATGGAACAGTCGTTCTTTCAAGGCAGATTTCGGAGCTCGGTATTTATCCCGCCGTTGACCCCCTTGATTCAACATCAAGAATCCTGGACCCGAAGGTTGTCGGCGAGGACCACTATGCAGTAGCAAGGAAGGTTCAGGTAGTACTTCAGAGATATAAAGAACTGCAGGACATTATTGCCATTCTTGGAATGGAAGAACTGTCTGAGGACGATAAACTTACTGTTGCTCGCGCGAGGAAACTGCAGAGATTTTTAAGCCAGCCGTTCCATGTGGCAGAGACATTTACCGGAATGAAGGGTAAATATGTAAAACTTGCAGATACAATAAAAGGCTTTAAGGCTATTGCAAACGGAGAATACGATGATATCCCGGAACAGGCGTTTTATATGGCAGGCCCCATAGAAGAGGTTGAAGAAAAGGCTAAGAAATTAGGCTGGAGCAGAAAGGCTTAA
- the atpH gene encoding ATP synthase F1 subunit delta — MNKYQIAKKYSRALINSVDTAKVGKVIEEIEAFASVINADKKLKLVFASRLFTEEERGKALSIVLPRLNVSEDTRKFLSFVVAEGHLGVIKEIIKLAVQIHNERLKKARALVISPAPLSSNYIERLRTALKSMTQRDIEIENQTDESLIGGFIVKVGSTVYDSSLKGQLRVLRTTLMN, encoded by the coding sequence TTGAATAAATATCAGATTGCAAAAAAATACAGCAGGGCGCTGATTAATTCGGTTGATACCGCAAAGGTCGGCAAGGTAATTGAGGAAATTGAGGCTTTTGCATCTGTCATTAATGCAGACAAAAAACTTAAGCTGGTGTTTGCGAGCCGGTTGTTTACCGAAGAAGAAAGGGGCAAGGCTTTGAGTATAGTGCTGCCCCGTCTCAATGTGTCAGAAGATACCAGAAAGTTCCTCTCTTTTGTTGTGGCGGAGGGGCATCTGGGTGTGATTAAGGAAATCATCAAATTAGCGGTTCAGATACATAATGAAAGACTGAAAAAGGCGAGGGCCTTGGTAATATCACCCGCCCCTCTGAGCAGTAATTACATCGAACGGCTGAGAACGGCTTTAAAATCCATGACGCAAAGGGACATTGAAATAGAAAACCAGACGGATGAATCCCTAATCGGCGGCTTCATTGTTAAAGTGGGAAGCACTGTTTATGACAGCAGCCTCAAGGGACAGCTCAGAGTTTTAAGGACAACACTTATGAACTGA
- a CDS encoding F0F1 ATP synthase subunit epsilon encodes MENKLKLEIVTPYGMIFNDYVEEINASGSEGEFGVLPGHTPFLATLKIGMLTYKRGSETGHFFVNWGYAEVGPDKVIILADSAEKSEEIEVERALSAKKRAEDRLKQAENVDHTRALASLERATTRIQISEKRK; translated from the coding sequence ATGGAAAACAAACTGAAGCTTGAAATTGTTACACCTTACGGCATGATTTTTAATGATTATGTTGAAGAGATTAATGCATCAGGAAGCGAAGGCGAATTCGGAGTTCTGCCCGGACATACGCCTTTTCTTGCAACCCTAAAAATCGGAATGCTGACTTACAAAAGAGGCAGTGAAACCGGACATTTTTTTGTCAATTGGGGATATGCCGAGGTGGGGCCTGACAAGGTAATAATCCTTGCGGACAGCGCTGAAAAATCTGAGGAAATAGAAGTTGAGAGGGCATTGTCGGCTAAAAAACGCGCTGAGGACAGACTTAAACAGGCAGAAAATGTGGACCATACAAGGGCTCTGGCATCGCTTGAAAGGGCCACGACAAGAATACAGATTTCCGAAAAAAGAAAGTGA